A window of Roseateles sp. XES5 genomic DNA:
AACGGCTTCGGCGCGCGGCTGATGACGGGCGGCTTCCTGCTCAACAACGAGCTGACCGACTTCTCCTTCAAGACCCATGACGAGGGCATGCCCGTCGCCAACCGCGTCGAACCCGGCAAGCGCCCGCGCTCCTCCATGTCGCCGACCATCGTGCTGAAGGACGGCAGGCCGGTGCTGGCCATCGGTTCGCCCGGCGGCAGCCAGATCATCGGCTATGTCGCGCAGGCGCTGATCGCCCATATCGACTGGGGCATGGATGTCGGCGAGATCGTCGCCATGCCCCACCTCATCAACCGCTTCGGCCCCTACGACATCGAGGCGGGCACGGCGGCGGAAAAACTCGCCGAACCGCTGAAGGCGCTCGGCTACGAGGTGAAGGCCGGCGAGATGAATTCGGGCCTGCACGCCGTCGAACTTGCGGCCGACGGCCTCAAGGGCGCGGCCGATCCACGGCGCGAGGGCGTCGCCATCGGCAAATGATCCCCTGTTGACCGGGCAACGCCGCGCTTTCACGGCGCGGCGAAATCCGCTAGGTCATGAGCATCATGACGACGACGCACCTTCCCTTCCTCTCCATCGATCCCGCCAGCCGCCGCGTATCGCTCGACGGCCGCAATCCCGATTTCTACCGCGACCCGAACCCGGTCTATGCGGCGCTGCATGCGCACTGTCCCACCTTTTGGTGGGAAGAGCAGAAGATGTGGTATTTCACGGGCTACGACCATGTGAACGGGCTCCTGCGCGACCGACGCTTCGGCCGGCAGATCCTGCATGTGGCGACGCGCGAGGAACTCGGCCTGCCGCAGCCGCAGGACCATCTGGCGCATTTCGATGCGGCGGAGGCCTGGTCGCTGCTGGAGCTGGAGCCGCCGGAGCACACGCGGCTGCGCACGCTCGTCAACCGCGCCTTCGTCTCGCGCATGATCGAGCGCCTGACGCCCGAGATCACCGCGCTCTGCCACGAGGCCATCGACCGCTTCGAGACGGACGGACGCGTCGAGCTGCTGGCCGCCTTCGCCGATATCCTGCCGGTGACGATGATCGCCCGCATGATCGGCATTCCCGACGAGATGGGGCCGCAGCTCCTGAAATGGTCGCATGCCTATGTGCGCATGTACATGTTCGGCCGCACGCGCGAGGATGAGCTTGCCGCCGACAGGGCGGCGGCGGAATTTTCCGACTATGTGCGCACCGTCATCGCCGCGCGCCGCACTGAGCCGCGCGACGACCTGCTCTCCCACATGGTGCATACCGAGCACAAGGGACAGTTGCTCACCGAGGACGAGCTGATCTCCACCACCATCGTGCTGCTCAATGCCGGCCACGAGGCGACGGTGCACCAGATCGGCAATACCGTGCGCACCATCCTGGAAAACGGCGCGGACCCGGCCGTGCTCTTTTCCGACGCGAAGGCGACGGAACGCACGGTGGAGGAATGCCTGCGCATTTCCGCGCCGGTGCATATCTTCGGCCGCTACGCGCTGGAGGATGTCGAACTCGACGGCATCCAGTTCCGCCGCGGCGACAAGGTGGCGATGATCCTCGCCGCCGCCAATCTCGATCCGAAGAAATTCTCCGATCCGCTCGCCTTCAGGCCGGATCGCGACGAGGGCGCGAACCTCTCCTTCGGCGCCGGCATCCATTTCTGCATCGGCGCGCCGCTCGCGCGGCTGGAACTGAACATCGCCCTGCCGATCCTCTTCCAGCGCCTGCCGGGACTGCGGATCGCCAGAAAGCCCGTGGTGAAGGACGTCTATCACTTCCACGGGCTCGAGGCGCTGGAGCTTGAATGGTGACAAGCATTTCCAGCTGAAGCGATATCGCTTCAGCGTCGGACAATGCGACAGGAAGAAGCATTTCCAGCTGAAGCGATATCGCTTCGGCGTTGGACAATGCGACAGGCCCTTAGGGTAAATCCGGCGAAACAGCGTTCGCCGGGATTTTCCTAGAGCCGGATGACGTAGTCCTTGCGAGTCGTTTCAACGACTTCCCAGGTTCCCTTGAAGCCCGGCCTGAAGACCAGCCGCTCGCCGGCTTTCAGATCGAACGTCTCGCCTTCGTCCGAGGTCACGATGGAGTGGCCTTCGAGAATGTGGAAATATTCCCACTCGTCGTACTGGATGCGCCACTTGCCCGGCGTCGACTGCCAGATGCCGGCATAGATGCCGCCGTCGGCTTCCTCGATGTTCCAGGTGGTGAAGACCGGGTCGCCCGAAATCAGCCGGTCGGCGGCCGGACGGCCGGCCTCCGGTTCGATGCCGGAAATGTCGAAATTGCGTGCATAGCTCATGATGGATTCTTCTCGTGCTGTACGGGAGGCCGCCCTCGTCTGATTGTTGCTGTATTCTCCCCACTCGGGGTAGTGGCGAAGCTGCAATGCTTCTCCAAGCGACACGCCTTCAGAGGGCCAACGGGGGAGCGTGCCTGGCCGTTAGTGGGTTAAGTTTGAAAATTGACCGTGCCTATTGTACGGACTTCTTAGCTTCTTTCGCTTCGATCAACGCGACGACGTCGCGAATTTCCCAAAGCTTGTCTGTAATACCGGCAGCCATTGCCGGCGTCATCCGCAACGTCTCGTGGATGCGAATGAAATTGTAATGCATGACGTGAAGGGCAATCGCATGCAAATGGTTTTCGACCTTCTTGGAAAAGGCATTTGTCAGACTGTTGAAGCGGCTCATGTGCATCCGCATCGTGAGATTCTGATATTCAACATTGAAGATTGGGACGTAGGCAGGATCAGAGTTGCCTTCAACGCGAGCCTTCTTGATTCCAGCGCGTTCTGCGAGCGAATAGTGGCCCTTGGAGCTTTCAGGGGCGTTGCCGTAAAGTTTGACTAGCTGTGAGTAATCAACGTCGCAGCCAAACGCGCCTTCAACCGCCTCAAGGTAGGCTTTATGGCCATCAGTGGTCACCTGCACGCGCGTGAATAGGCGGGAGGCTATGTCATTCATAAACATCATAGCGCACTCGCCATCACGCCCGCCAACAAAGTATGAAACAATCAACTTGCTGTCGGCATCCAACGCAGTCCAAGTCCACATGCCGTCCGCTCCGTCGGGCGTGCCCTTAGCCAATACGCCGCTCTCTTGCTCCGCGCAGGCGAAGCTCCAGATTTCGTCGCACTGGACAAGGTTAGCTTGGATATCGCGTACATGCTCGCCGTGATAGGCCTCACATGCCTTTCCGGCATCGACCAAAAGCTTAGCCACAGTGTTCTTGCTCAAGCCCGTAACGCGCACGATTGCTCGGATCGATTGACCCTCACACAGCATATGAAGGATTTGCGAGCGACTCTCTGCGTCGAGCTTGTTCATGTGCCCCACATATAGCCCCGAATACAGTCAAGCATAAGGGTCAACTTAACGCATGACGTTCAGTAGGGTATTTACAATTTTCAGCCCTCGGTATAATATGATTCCGCATGAAGATAGAGTTTGCCGACAAAGACCTTATGCGAATAGGCACTGAGGAAGCCCACAAACTGGGCCTCCCTATCGCCGTCATCAAGGCGGCAAGGAGCAGGATTATTCAATTGGAAGCCGCAACTGACGAGCGCGACCTGAGGAATCTCAAAAGCCTAAACTACAAGAAACTTCACGGTGAGAAGGAAGGCTTAAGGCAAATTCGCATCAATGACCAATATCGGATTGTATTTCGGTTATCGGAGGACCAAAACCCTCCAGTTATCACTATCGTGGAAATAGGCGACACCCATTAAAGGAGGGCACGACATATGAATTTTGCTTCTAGTCTTTCCGACGTGCCTCACCCCGGAGAGTTTGTTCGGGAGGAACTTGACGCGCGCGGCTGGTCGCAGCGCGATCTTGCGTACATTTTGGGCACGCACGAGCAAGCAGTAAATCTGATTACCTCCGGGAAGCGCGGTATCAGCCCTGAGATGGCAAAGGCGTTGGGCAAGGCTTTCGAGGTATCTTCCGAATACTTCGCCAACTTGCAGAAGGCTTTTGAGATGGCGAATGCTCGTGAGCCCGACCCGGCGATCGAAAAACGGGCCCTCTTGCAAGGCTCTTATCCAGTGCGTGAGATGATAAAGCGTGGCTGGCTTGCTGATACAGACGTTAGCCTCCTTGAGGCTCAGATGCTTCGCTTTTTCTGCAAGAATTCTTTGTCTGATGTTCCGCATTTGGCCCACGCGGCTCGGAAGAATACAGACTACTCCGTTACGACTCCCGAGCAACTGGCGTGGCTTTTCCGGGTTCGTCAGATAGCATCGGAAATGGTTGTGGGCCCGTACTCGGAGAAAAAGCTTCGGGATTTTGTGGCTGGCATGCCTCGCCTAATGGTTGACCCGGAAGAAATACGGCACGTGCCTCGGATGTTGGCGGATTGCGGCATACGATTCACTATCGTAGAAACGCTCCCGAAGGCTAACATAGATGGCGTCTGCTTTTGGTTGGATGATAACTCCCCGACCGTGGGAATGACAGTCCGACATGACAGAATTGATAATTTTTGGTTCGTCTTGCGTCATGAATGCGAGCACGTCCTAAACCGAGACGGTCGAGGAAATCTCGAAGACCAAAGCGTGGACGATCTCGACGGCGATAAAGGTGGAACAAGTGAATCTCTCCCGAAGGAGGAGCGGATCGCTAATATCGCCGCGGCTGAGACTTGCGTTCCGCAAGATCAGCTAGAGTCGTTCTACATCAGAAAATATCCCTACATTTCTGAAAAGGACGTGCTGGGATTTGCAAAGCGTATCCAACGACATCCGGGAATTATCGTTGGCCAACTTCAGCGCAAGATGGATCGGTATGATTGGCTGGCCAAATACAAGATAAAAATCCGGCATCACATCGTAGCTAATGCAGTCACCGATGGTTGGGGGGTTCCCGCTAGCGTATCACTTTGAGGAAGGCGTTATGGCCAGTTACAGAGAGCAGCTACAGAAAGCATGGCATGCCTACGAAAAAGAGCATGGTGCCGTCCCGGCCACTACACGGGATGCTGTACA
This region includes:
- a CDS encoding type II toxin-antitoxin system RelE/ParE family toxin, which translates into the protein MKIEFADKDLMRIGTEEAHKLGLPIAVIKAARSRIIQLEAATDERDLRNLKSLNYKKLHGEKEGLRQIRINDQYRIVFRLSEDQNPPVITIVEIGDTH
- a CDS encoding cytochrome P450 — translated: MTTTHLPFLSIDPASRRVSLDGRNPDFYRDPNPVYAALHAHCPTFWWEEQKMWYFTGYDHVNGLLRDRRFGRQILHVATREELGLPQPQDHLAHFDAAEAWSLLELEPPEHTRLRTLVNRAFVSRMIERLTPEITALCHEAIDRFETDGRVELLAAFADILPVTMIARMIGIPDEMGPQLLKWSHAYVRMYMFGRTREDELAADRAAAEFSDYVRTVIAARRTEPRDDLLSHMVHTEHKGQLLTEDELISTTIVLLNAGHEATVHQIGNTVRTILENGADPAVLFSDAKATERTVEECLRISAPVHIFGRYALEDVELDGIQFRRGDKVAMILAAANLDPKKFSDPLAFRPDRDEGANLSFGAGIHFCIGAPLARLELNIALPILFQRLPGLRIARKPVVKDVYHFHGLEALELEW
- a CDS encoding cupin domain-containing protein, translating into MSYARNFDISGIEPEAGRPAADRLISGDPVFTTWNIEEADGGIYAGIWQSTPGKWRIQYDEWEYFHILEGHSIVTSDEGETFDLKAGERLVFRPGFKGTWEVVETTRKDYVIRL
- a CDS encoding IS1 family transposase; the protein is MNKLDAESRSQILHMLCEGQSIRAIVRVTGLSKNTVAKLLVDAGKACEAYHGEHVRDIQANLVQCDEIWSFACAEQESGVLAKGTPDGADGMWTWTALDADSKLIVSYFVGGRDGECAMMFMNDIASRLFTRVQVTTDGHKAYLEAVEGAFGCDVDYSQLVKLYGNAPESSKGHYSLAERAGIKKARVEGNSDPAYVPIFNVEYQNLTMRMHMSRFNSLTNAFSKKVENHLHAIALHVMHYNFIRIHETLRMTPAMAAGITDKLWEIRDVVALIEAKEAKKSVQ
- a CDS encoding HigA family addiction module antitoxin — encoded protein: MNFASSLSDVPHPGEFVREELDARGWSQRDLAYILGTHEQAVNLITSGKRGISPEMAKALGKAFEVSSEYFANLQKAFEMANAREPDPAIEKRALLQGSYPVREMIKRGWLADTDVSLLEAQMLRFFCKNSLSDVPHLAHAARKNTDYSVTTPEQLAWLFRVRQIASEMVVGPYSEKKLRDFVAGMPRLMVDPEEIRHVPRMLADCGIRFTIVETLPKANIDGVCFWLDDNSPTVGMTVRHDRIDNFWFVLRHECEHVLNRDGRGNLEDQSVDDLDGDKGGTSESLPKEERIANIAAAETCVPQDQLESFYIRKYPYISEKDVLGFAKRIQRHPGIIVGQLQRKMDRYDWLAKYKIKIRHHIVANAVTDGWGVPASVSL